The proteins below come from a single Alnus glutinosa chromosome 9, dhAlnGlut1.1, whole genome shotgun sequence genomic window:
- the LOC133877280 gene encoding ABC transporter F family member 1 produces MVSDASKKKAAQKKAAAAAKRGGKTVAAASSKSAAASDAQKLENGIEALQISDRTCTGVLCSHPLSRDIRIESLSVTFHGHDLIVDSELELNYGRRYGLLGLNGCGKSTLLTAIGHRELPIPDHMDIFHLTREIEASDMSSLEAVISCDEERLRLEKEVEVLAAQEDGGGEALERIYERLEALDAATAEKRAAEILFGLGFSKQMQAKKTRDFSGGWRMRIALARALFMNPTILLLDEPTNHLDLEACVWLEETLKRFDRILVVVSHSQDFLNGVCTSIIHMQSKKLKLYTGNYDQYVQTRSELEENQMKQYKWEQEQISSMKEYIARFGHGSAKLARQAQSKEKTLAKMERGGLTEKVARDRVLVFRFADVGKLPPPVLQFVEVTFGYTPENLIYKNIDFGVDLDSRIALVGPNGAGKSTLLKLMTGDLVPNDGMVRRHNHLRIAQFHQHLTEKLDLELPALLFMMREYPGNEEEKMRAAIGKFGLSGKAQVMPMKNLSDGQRSRVIFAWLAYRQPQLLLLDEPTNHLDIETIDSLAEALNEWDGGLVLVSHDFRLINQVAHEIWVCENQAVTRWEGDIMDFKQHLKSKAGISD; encoded by the exons ATGGTGTCGGACGCGAGCAAGAAGAAGGCGGCACAGAAGAAGGCGGCGGCGGCGGCCAAGAGAGGAGGGAAGACCGTGGCGGCTGCCTCTTCGAAATCCGCGGCCGCATCGGATGCGCAGAAGTTGGAGAACGGAATTGAGGCGCTTCAGATATCCGATCGGACCTGTACCGGCGTGCTCTGCTCGCACCCGCTCTCGCGAGATATCCGC ATAGAGTCTTTATCTGTTACATTTCATGGACACGACCTTATAGTTGATTCTGAACTGGAGCTTAACTATGGCAG ACGTTATGGATTGCTTGGATTAAATGGGTGTGGGAAATCTACACTCCTCACTGCAATAGGGCACCGAGAGCTTCCGATACCTGACCACATGGATATCTTTCATCTCACAAGGGAGATTGAAGCTTCTGATATGTCTTCACTTGAAGCTGTCATAAGCTGTGATGAGGAGAGGTTGAGATTGGAGAAAGAAGTTGAAGTTTTGGCTGCACAG GAGGACGGGGGTGGAGAAGCACTTGAACGCATTTATGAGCGTCTGGAAGCTTTAGATGCAGCAACTGCAGAGAAACGTGCTGCTGAAATTTTGTTTGGTCTTGGATTCAGTAAGCAGATGCAGGCAAAGAAAACTCGTGATTTTTCAGGTGGCTGGAGAATGAGAATTGCTTTAGCACGTGCCCTCTTTATGAACCCAACCATCCTGTTGCTTGATGAACCTACCAATCATCTTG ATCTAGAAGCTTGTGTCTGGTTGGAGGAGACTTTGAAGAGGTTTGATCGTATCCTGGTTGTGGTGTCACACTCCCAAGACTTCCTGAATGGTGTCTGCACTAGCATTATCCACATGCAAAGCAAGAAATTGAAGCTGTACACTGGTAACTATGATCAGTATGTTCAGACACGTTCTGAACTGGAAGAGAACCAAATGAAACAATACAAGTGGGAGCAGGAGCAGATTTCTTCAATGAAGGAATATATTGCTCGATTTGGGCATGGTTCGGCTAAACTAGCTCGCCAGGCGCAGAGCAAAGAGAAAACATTGGCAAAAATGGAGCGAGGTGGACTTACTGAGAAAGTGGCGAGGGACAGGGTACTGGTCTTCCGCTTTGCTGATGTGGGAAAGCTTCCGCCGCCAGTACTTCAATTTGTGGAAGTAACATTTGGGTATACACCTGAAAATCTCATTTACAAGAACATTGATTTTGGGGTAGACTTGGACTCGAGGATAGCTCTGGTCGGACCCAATGGAGCTGGGAAGAGTACACTGCTGAAGCTAATGACTGGTGACCTGGTTCCTAATGATGGAATGGTCCGGCGGCATAATCACCTTAGAATCGCACAGTTCCATCAGCATTTGACTGAGAAACTTGACTTGGAATTGCCTGCCCTTCTGTTTATGATGAGAGAGTACCCGGGAAATGAGGAAGAGAAGATGAGGGCAGCAATTGGAAAATTTGGACTGTCTGGGAAAGCCCAGGTGATGCCAATGAAGAACCTatcagatgggcaaaggagcCGGGTGATCTTTGCATGGTTGGCATACAGGCAGCCCCAGTTGCTGCTACTGGATGAACCAACTAACCACTTGGATATCGAGACAATTGACTCACTAGCTGAAGCATTGAATGAATGGGATGGGGGTTTGGTTCTTGTTAGCCATGATTTCAGGCTCATAAACCAGGTAGCCCACGAGATATGGGTGTGtgagaatcaagcagttacccGGTGGGAGGGTGATATCATGGACTTCAAGCAGCATCTAAAGAGTAAGGCTGGTATATCTGATTGA